Proteins encoded in a region of the Sphingomonas jaspsi DSM 18422 genome:
- a CDS encoding alpha/beta hydrolase has translation MGWMALAGLLAASATAAATPLDEFARPHEMVDIGGRKLNLFCTGSGRVTVLLEAGGSDWSAIWGLVQPALESSARVCSYDRAGLGYSDPAPLARTPKAIVDDMDALIDAAKLGGKLILVGHSLGGFNAKLYTALHPKKVQGLLLVDPSEERPEERSHAFLLKHYGRVMTADIELSDQQGLLFLQSRYATCVEWAKSGLLVNDAVKYRRCTDPVRPKLGDAVAKERARLQPLSAYQEAQASEIRWSIYGDDGSDATYRSLFQPGSFGKLPMIVLTHGDYDAADPVDRAGFETWRLLHQQSARLSLTGVQRTVPDSGHNIEIDQPAAIVDAVKSLVTAVR, from the coding sequence ATGGGGTGGATGGCCCTTGCCGGGCTGCTGGCCGCGTCCGCGACCGCTGCCGCAACGCCGCTGGATGAATTCGCCCGTCCGCATGAAATGGTCGACATCGGCGGCCGCAAGCTGAACCTGTTCTGCACGGGAAGCGGACGCGTTACCGTCCTGCTGGAGGCGGGCGGCAGCGATTGGTCAGCGATCTGGGGCTTGGTTCAGCCCGCGCTGGAATCGTCGGCGCGGGTCTGTTCCTACGATCGCGCCGGGCTTGGCTACAGCGATCCTGCACCGCTCGCCCGAACACCCAAGGCCATCGTCGATGACATGGACGCGCTGATCGACGCGGCGAAACTTGGCGGCAAGCTGATCCTCGTCGGTCATTCGCTGGGCGGGTTCAACGCCAAGCTTTACACGGCCCTACACCCCAAGAAAGTCCAGGGCCTGTTGCTGGTCGACCCGTCGGAGGAACGGCCGGAGGAGCGCTCGCATGCCTTTCTGCTCAAGCATTACGGGCGGGTGATGACGGCTGACATCGAATTGTCGGATCAACAGGGGCTGCTGTTTCTGCAGTCGCGCTATGCCACCTGCGTGGAGTGGGCGAAGTCAGGCCTGCTGGTGAACGACGCGGTCAAATATCGTCGCTGCACCGATCCCGTGCGCCCGAAACTGGGTGACGCGGTGGCCAAGGAGCGAGCTCGGCTCCAGCCGCTTTCCGCCTATCAAGAGGCGCAGGCGTCGGAAATCCGCTGGAGCATCTACGGGGACGACGGCAGCGACGCGACCTATCGTTCGTTATTCCAGCCGGGATCGTTCGGGAAACTGCCCATGATCGTTCTCACGCACGGCGATTACGACGCAGCCGACCCAGTCGACCGCGCGGGCTTCGAAACCTGGCGCTTGCTGCATCAGCAAAGCGCCCGCCTATCCCTCACCGGCGTTCAGCGCACTGTGCCCGACAGCGGACATAATATCGAAATCGACCAGCCAGCGGCGATCGTGGACGCGGTGAAGTCGCTGGTGACAGCCGTCCGATGA